Within the Balaenoptera acutorostrata chromosome 10, mBalAcu1.1, whole genome shotgun sequence genome, the region accagggaagtccctgtacgaGCTTTTCAAGTGATGTCTTAAGACTTCCTGCATAGAtgatcatgtcttctgcaaactaaaacaattttactccttcctttctaatctggatgccttttgtttctttttcttgccttgttgcactGGCTAGAGCCACTAGTTCAATGATGAGTAGAAGAGGTGACAGTAgccaaccttgtctttttcctgactttagggggaaagcattcattttttcaccattaaatGTGATGCTAGTTGTAGCTTTTTCATAGATGTCCTTTTAAGGTTGAGGAACTTTTCATCTATTCCTCATTTGCTGAGAGATCTTATTAGGAATAAATGTTagattctgtcaaatgctttttctacatttactgaaattatatgattttttttctcttttagttcaTTAACACAGTGAATTATTGTTCTGTCTCATTCttctttgaaatcagaaaatattcccCCTGATTTATACAACAGATCCTCAAAAGGCTCAATGGACAGCATCaggtattttatctttataatgaGAGGATATATGCTAAGAACCTTATAGCATTAACATTACAGAGAGAAAAGTTCATAGAGAGTTACAGAAGTGATGGCATGTCTCTCCATTCTACATACAGTGTACTTTCCAGAAGCCCTGGGAATGATTAGATTGAATTCCAAACCCAACTTCCACCCTGCACTGAGATGAATAATGTCCCCCACCAAATTTTTGTCCACCTAGAAcatgtgaatgtgaccttatttggaaatagggtctttgcagatataatcaagttaagaggacatcatattggattagggtgggccctactccaatgactgatgtccttgTTTGTCTGGAGACAAACAGGGAGAATGCCATACAATgttggaggcagagactggagtgacatatctacaagccaaggatcaCCAAGGATTGCTGATAAACATCAGAAGTTAGGAACAAGCAAGGAAGACTCCTTCTACAGAGCCTTTGGAGAAAGCGTTGTCCTGTGGATGGcttgacttctagcctccagcactgcgagagaataaacttctgttgttgtAACCCACCCACTTTGTGGCActtcgttatggcagccctaggaaactaatacacacatCAGGGCTGGAGATGTATTGGACTCTGTACATTTGGATCAAATAGGAATTCATAAAATATCCTTTACAGAGGATATTTTCaaagtacagaccaatatcttgTTCTGAATATATTATAGCACATATCACGAGACCGTTTAAACTTTAGTTTTGTGGAATTGTTTGTCCTTTTTCTTACATCCCTCTGCTAGTCCATCAGGAAATCTATGGGTTCTACCTTCAAACTAGATCTAAAATCTGAACACTGCTCTCCCTCTGTGAAGACCCTTGTCCAAGCCACTATCATCTCTCACATGGGTGACCACAACAGctccctgttttcctttcttccaatCTTGCTCTCCTAGTCTACTGTTAGAtcagagtgatccttttaaaatgttaagacaGATCATGTCATTTCTTGCTAAAAACCTCCAATGGCCTCCCAATGAACCAGTCAATTTCCTTATGATGGCCTAGAGATCCTTGGTCTCCCATTATCTCCTGGCCACATTTACTACTCTCCACCTGGCTCACTGTTCACTCACACTGGCCTCTTGCGAACTATGAATACGCAGGCTCTTGCGCAGGCTCCCTCTTCAGGACACTTGCCcgagctgttccctctgcctggaagttTCTCCCAGATATCAGCATGACTGTTGAAGGAGGTAATCATGAGGACATGACTGCTGGTTGACCCTCGAACTGGACCCGGGCAATCAGGGGCTCCTCACCCACTCCCCTGTCCTTGGAGTGTGAGTTCTGCCCActgttcccacagtgggagctgtTCCAAGGGCACAACTTTGAGAGAGCaaggtgttgttgagaccatctggactgaaGGCATGACTGAACCCTattaaggcctctatataaactttttaagattctggtgggtgAGTGTGGAGGTCTACTCGTCTTGCTGCTGCCCAAGACAAAGCCTCGTATGTAAGTTTCCTTGCTTAttttaaacctgccacctaccaatctggagtggtccGCCTCTTTCTTTGATCTCTCCTTGCTTTCCATGTACAGGGGCTGGTTTCAGATTTTACCTAGGAAGCTCCTGAGGTTTTGAACCAACAATGACTAGATCCCTTACCttccccaaatcttttttttttctttttttttggcgaCACCATACGGCCtgccagatcttagttccccaaccagagatggaacccgagccctctgcagtggaagtgcagagtcctaaccactggactaccaggggaTTCCCAGACCTTGTTTTTTTGATTCAGTTGGGATGACATaagtttcttctctctcctctatttaattttatctaaCAGGTCCTAAAAGAGCACAGATTTTGAATTACTGAATTGTTtagaaacattaaagaaaactGACTATTGAATTTTAgggctttgatttcctctttgttatAGGAAATCCATTTTTGCACATACTGACAACTATTGTATCATAATAAGTAAACATGAAAAAGGACAGAGttttgggaggaggaagagggctaTGATCTCTAGTTAGAGGAACCCCAGTGCTATCCCACTGTGGACATGTTCAGTCATGTGCAATCATAATCACAGTCAAAACAACTTGGCCAAGAATCAGATTTAGTGCGTAAGAACCAACCAGCTCAGAAATGACACTCAAGGAGGGAACCAAGGAAGGTGAGCTGAGGACACAAAGGGTCCAGGCCTGCATGGGGTGCATCTTCAGGCTACATGTTTGTGTTGGCTGCTACAGTTGACCCATTGAATACTATCTCCAGAAATAAACGTCAAAGAATAACTCAGAAACATTTAGTTACTTGCACACTGATAAGTATTTTCCATGCAAACAGCGTACTGGCATGTGAAGGAATCAGTGAAGAGAATGAGTCAGGGACAAAGGCAAAACAAGGATGTGGTAGACTGCTACACTGGTGGTCCTCAAGGAACCAATGAACCTCCCAGTATCCACGCCCCAGTGTAGCCCCTTCCACACTGAACGTGGGCTTGGCCACATGACTTACTGTGGTCAAGGTGACATTAGCAAGCGTGACGAGGACAGAGGCTTGATAAGCACTTGCACCGTGGAGCTTGTCTTCTTGGAATACTTTCTGTGGAAGCCAGAAGCTTTGTAAGGAAGTCCAACCACCCAGAGACAGCCATGCTGTGAGGACGTCAAGGCCAGTTACAGAGCAAGGCCACATGGAGAAGCAATGAGGTGCAAACATGCAAATGAAGCTTTTTGAGTCTTCCAGACCAGGTACCAGCCTCCAACTAAATGCAGCTGAGTGATTCCAGCTGATGCTATACGGAACAGAAGAACCACCCAGACAGGCCCTCAATCAGTCTAGCCCACAGAATCAGGGGAAATAACAcatcattgttgttttaagctacaaCATTATGCAGTGATTTTTATGCAGCAATGAATAAGTGCAACCAGGATttacaagagaaagagaagagaggaaactgCATTCTGGGAATAGGGAATTTTGTTTGTCTACTTTTGGGGTAAACTGATTAGCTGGCACCTAGCAAAGAGGTCAGTCTGAAATTCTGACTTCGAGTAAATTGTCCAGGGATatcaaataaaacaatttttgttgtttactGATTCTCAAGAAAACCTTGAAGGTTTACCTACAGAACTTACTTGTGTAATATCTGCCAGTGTCCGTTTGTTAGTACCTTTGACTTTATTAGTTCAGGTTGTACAACTTCTCTTATTagaattttatagaagaaaacacagagattGGGAAAAGACCCAAAAGGAAGTGGGCCTGGAGAATCTAAACCTTCCCTCCACCAACCCCACCcaaactttttttccctcctttaaaAACAGCATCAGTGGCATCAGCAGTCTGTCTGTCCAGCCCTTTAGTCAACAGTCAGGGCTACCTAAAAATGGACTGCCTTAAGAAGGATCAGGGCCTCGCAGACAAGCCCGGAGCCTGAGTTCCAATCGTGGCACTGCACTGAGGAAGCAGGGGTGGAGGGGCACTGGAGGCAGGGTCCTGGAAATGGGAGCTGCTTCATGGGGCCAAGTGGTAATTGGGATCTCCCTGAATGGTGGGAGTATGAGGATGATAACGACAAAGGACTAAAAGGACAAAGAAGATGTTAGCTGCTGACAGAGAAATACAGACAGAACCAGAGGAAAATGGAGTTAAGAGCTGAAATACAGAACAGAATCATGCAAAGTTAAAgagaattaacatttatttggaAGACAGGGTGAATCCATCACTGGCGATTGGAACTCTGAGGCTGCACTTTCTCCTCAGGAAGGTGGGCTGGAATGCGGTGGGCTGTGTTTGGCAGGGGTTGTGGTGGTTTGGGATCTGAGTAGATGAGCAGAATTAGTTTTTTAAGACTGTGGCACCTTTCACACCAACCCAGAACCCACCCATGTGTCCTCTGCAGCTCTATGTTACCCACTGTCCCTACCCCCCTGGGGTACCCCCCATTTCCTCAACCACCTCTCACCTGCCTGGCTCCCCAGCTGGGCCTCAGGTCGGTCTCCCCAGAGCAGATGCCTGGGATCGTTGAGGAACCGTTGGCTGCGCTGGCATGTCAGGCAGGTCTGTACAGTCCAGCGCTGAGCCTTGCAGCCTGGGGTGCATGTGGGGAAAAGAGAGTGCCCAGGTTTAGGAGAAGAAAAGGTCTCCTGCACCCAGTTTTGCCTCCACCGTTTTCCAGTAGGGATTCTGCTCCCTCCCCACTTTGATTTGATGGTGTCAGGTCTCTGCATAAAGTCTGTCATTTTCTTGgtaccctttatttatttatttggttgtgccgggtcttagtggCAGCACGTGAGATCTTTGTTGCCGCGTGCGGATTGGTCGGATTGGtcgtgcgggatcttcattgctgcatgcaggatctagctccctgactagggattgaacctgggccccctgcattgggagtgcggagtcttaaccactagaccaccagggaagtccctcttggtACCCTTtaagataaagtccaaactccttaacaAGACTCTTCAAGATCTGCCCTGTTTCCCTCTCTGGCCTCCTGA harbors:
- the RPP21 gene encoding ribonuclease P protein subunit p21 isoform X2; its protein translation is MAGQVKDREAFQRLSFLYQDPENQALARFYCHTERTIAKRLVLRRDPSVKRTLCRGCSSLLIPGLTCTQRQRRCKAQRWTVQTCLTCQRSQRFLNDPRHLLWGDRPEAQLGSQADPKPPQPLPNTAHRIPAHLPEEKVQPQSSNRQ